In Janthinobacterium sp. B9-8, the genomic stretch GTGGGCTCGGTGCTGGCCGCTTTTGGCACGGCGCTCCCCGAAAGCGCGGTCACTTTTACGGCAGTAGTGTTTGGTTCCACACCAGAGCAAAAAGAGATTGGCGTGGGCGCGGCCATGGGCGGCCCTTTGGTCCTGGCAACGATTGCCTATGCCGTGGTGGGCTTGGCGCTCTGGCGCAATCGTCAGCGCTTGGCCCGTACAGATCACTTAATCAAGGTGGATCAAGCACGCCTTAGCCAGGATCAGCTGGCTTTTTTAGCCATTTTTGTATTTAAAGTAGCACTGGGCCTAGTAGCGTTTGCGCTTAAGCCCTATCTGGGGCTGCTATTTCTGATGGCTTATGCTGTGTATGTTTGGCGGGAAATCAATACCGCCGAAACGGCAGCCGAGGAAGAAGAGCTGGAGCCATTAAAGCTGCGCCCAAGCAGCGATAATTGGCGCTGGGCCGCTTTGCAAGTGAGCTTAGCACTGGCGGTGATAGCCCTTGCCTCGCATATTTTTGTATCCCAGCTCGAAAACTTAGGCGCGATGCTGGGCCTAGCACCGCACTTGGTCGCACTTTTACTTAGCCCTGTAGCCACTGAATTACCAGAAATCATGAACACCCTGATCTGGGTGCGACAAGGCAAAGAGCGTTTGGCGCTGGCCAATATATCGGGCGCGATGATGATTCAAGCCACTATCCCCAGTGCGCTGGGTATTTTCTTTACGCCTTGGCTATTCGACGGCCCCTTGCTCGCCTCCGGCATCATCACCACCGTGGCCATTATTGTGCTGTATTTGATGTTTAGGCGCGGCAAAGTCAATTGCAAGCAACTGAGCTGCATTGGCTTTCTTTACGCAGGATTTGCGCTCTACTTAGGCTGGGCAATCTAAAACAGACAATACCCATCGATGCAGATGAACGCCGCATCGATGGGTAGAGAGAGATTAAAGCGAGATGTGTAAGTCAAAACGTGCGCCGTTAGAGAAAGTACAAGTACCTGCTCCTAATTCTGCACTACTCATACTGTAATCACACTTGGCATAGCCGCCTTTATTACCCACAGCGTTTGCATTGCCTTTGGACGATCCCGGTGCACGAGTGGCTTCGCCAGCATAAGCTTCCTTGCCCGCGTTAAAAGCAAACTCGCCATGGCCTTTTTCCGGATTGCTGATTGTGCCGTTAATCCGGCCAATGGCCGCCGCGGCATCATTGGTAGGGTAAAGCCTTGCGGTATACACAGGGCGCGGCGCAACAACTTCTGCCATCGCAACAGGCATAGGCTGGCGCGGAGATGGGCCAGCACCTGCTGTAGCGGGCTGAATAGGCACCACATAACAAGCGGATAACATAGCAGCTACTGATGCAGCAACAAGCAGACCTTTCACTTTAAGCATAAAAATTCCTTTCTATTTTAACCAAGCAATCTTACTTTATTTGGCAGCAGTCTTTCAGCATGGTTTGGCGCTGTCAAGCTGGGTCAAACCAATAGGCTCACAAAACGACAACACAGTGTGTCATTAGCAAAAGGGTGCAATAGCTTACATTTTTGAGAAAAACACAAGAGTGGCTTACCTCAGGCTACTCTGCCCACCCTAGGCTTTATGCCCTTCTCAAGCTCGGCGCTCAAAGAAAATTCAGTAGTTTATTACTGACGAACTCCTTTCTTTTAAAAATTGATACCCAAATGCGCACTTGCCAGGCAAAAATAAAAGCATACAAAACAGCAATATTACCCATCGTTTTCCATACGCATAACAACAACCACGAACCACCAAAGGCTTAGCCCTAGATAAACGCTTCACTGGGCATCACGCTCTTTGCAATGACCCAGGCGCGATTAAACACCGCCATCCTTGCGCAAAACAGCGTCTTGCCTGAGCAAACCTGGCCCGCTTGCTCAGTATAAAACCCTGCGATTTCAACGAGCACCGCAACACGGCTAAGCGCTAAAGCTAAAATCCCTTTATCATCTGCCCATCGGCGCTGTTGTAGCGCCGATGGCATTTATTAATGGGCAACTCAAAGAGCAATTCTTTCTATGCAAGACCAAGCGCAAACAAGATCGCTACCGCAATTATTTTAAAATGCGAGGGGATATTGTGATGCGCAATGCCAGCTTGCGCAGAAGTGATCGTCTTTAAAGATGCCCTAATCAGGATTACCCAATGAATCAAACGCATATCACCGAGTTCTTCGACCTGATCGCCGATGGCGGCCTGGAGCAAAACGACATTCTTGCAATGAGCGCCGAAGTGCTCAAAGCGGCCAACGACGCTGAAAGCTATCTGGCAAACGATAAAGAAAGCGCTTACCAAGCCCATTTTGCAATTCCACTCTGGGAATGGGTACTGATCGAGCAGCTTGAAGACGGCCTACTCTTCCGCGCAAACAAAGCCGACGCACTCTATGCACAGATCGAAGAGGCTTTTGGCGACGGCGAGCTAGAGCTAACCTCCGCAGCGCTCAAAGACCTCAGCAACGCCGACGCTCTGTGCCTTATCCAGAAAGAACTCGATCCTGCCTACACACTCGTCAACTTCAGTAAGCCACTGAATGACGAGATGCAAGTACTACTGATGCGCAGCAACAAGCTGGATCGCTTCTTAGCACTATGCAAAACGCTAGAACTGGCCGCTGCACCAAGCTGCATCAACTAAGCTCGCAAAGCCATTTGCAGGCTCGGTTTATCTAAAAACAAACCGGGCCCTGCTCATCAAAAAGTAGAAAACTCAAAAGCATCGCCCCAAACGCGCCTGCCTATTCCGACAAAAGCACTTCCTCTCTCGCCGATTCCCAAGCATGAATCGCGTGCTTACGTGTTTCTCCCCAGTAATAACCACCCAACTTACCGCTTTGCTGGATCACACGATGGCAGGGGATTAGGAATGCAACAGGGTTTGAACCAATAGCCGTACCCACCGCCCTCGCCGCACTGGGGCTACCAATCGCACTCGCCACCTGGGAGTAACTCACCACGGCGGCAGGTGGAATCTGTAGCAAGGCTTTCCAAACACTGACCTGAAAGTTTGTACCTGCCACATGCAAAGAAATAGGCTTATCCGGCTTTTTTGCCCCGTCAAACATCCCGTCCGATACTTCAAGTGTTGCTTGTCTGTCTTCATACAGCACGGCGTAGGGCCATTTTTTGCATAGATCAGCCAGATGCTCGTCAATCTCTTCACCCTGCAAAAATGAAAACTTACAAATTCCTCGTGGCGTAATCGCAATAAACGCAGGGCCAAATGGCGTGTTATGCACGGCATAGCCTATAGATACACCCGCCCCTGCCTTTTTGTATTCTCCTGGGGTCACCGCCTCCAGATGCACAAAATGATCATAGAGGCGCGAGCCACTGCTCAAGCCCAAGGAATCAGAAACTTCAAGTAATGATTTTGATTCGCGCAATAATTGCTTGGCACGCTCCAAGGTCAGCACTTGCAAAAACCGCTTCGGCGTCACACCTGCCCAGCGGCAAAATAGTCGCTGAAAATGAAAAGGGCTTAAATGTAAGTGTGCTGCAATTTCATCCAAGCCAGGCTGACTATGCACGCGAGTAGAAATAAAATAAATTGCTTTGGCAATGCGTTCATAGTCAGACATTTACCCTTCCTTATTAAGCAATTAAGTACGATTAATTGAAATCCCACCATCCACCAGTAGCGCCGAGCCGGTCGTAAAGCTGGATGCATCGCAGGCAAGATAAAGCGCCGATTGTGCAATCTCATCGGGTAAAGCCAGCCGCTTCATAGCAAAAAGCCCCTGCACAAAAGCTAAAGCTTCTGGCGTGCTGGCAAAGGCGCGGCCCATCGGGGTATCCGTGCCACCCGGTAAAAGCGCATTGACGCGTACGCCCTGAGCACCGAATTCGGTCGCTAATGCCTGCGTCAAACCAATCAGACCGGCCTTACTCGCTGCATAAGCCGCCAGCCCCGGAAAACCAACGGTATAACCCACAAATGAAGAAGTAAAAATCAAAGAACCACCACCTCGCTTCAGCATGGCGGGGATTTGATGCTTAGCCCCAAGAAAAGCACTCGTCAGATTGGTGTCCGCCACCTCATGCCATGCTGCAAGCGAGATATCAGGTGTAGCTCCCGCCTCTCCAATGATACCGGCATTATTAAATGCTACATCCAACCCGCCAAAATGGCCGACGGCTAATTCAACCAGCGCCTTGGCAAAAGCCTCATCCCGCACATCGCCAGCAAGTGCAATTGCCCGCCCACCCGCCAGAGTAATCTCTTCAACCAGCTCATCCAACTTTGCCTGACGCCGCGCCGCAAGTACAACACTCGCACCTTGGCTTGCAAATAGCTTTGCGGTGGCATAACCAATCCCAGAGCTTGCCCCGGTGACTATTGCAACTTTATTAGATAATGCAAACATGATTCAAAGCCTCTCTTCATTGAATGGTGTACCGACAAGAATTGTCTGAACACGAATACAGTGTGAAGATTTAAACCCTAGACAGCGACCCGAATCTTGCTCTGTTTAAAAGATTAAATGGCTGGATGATGGCCCCTGAAAAATGGCGCACAAAAATCCCCCAGCGCATTTTTAAATAGAATTTATTCAAGATGCTTGGGGGCTTTAAAATGAAACCATAAGAAGTTAAATTACGGCAGTTTTTAAAGAGGTGAATTCACGAGTAACTAGCCCTTAGCAAAACGGCTTGTGAATCGCATTTCATTAGGAAAAATCTTTGCGGGCACACAGATGTGCCCGCCCTAGCGATACTATGCAGCAGCCTCTTGCTCAGCAGGCAGCAGTAAATTAATCATAATCGCCAATACACTCACCAAGCCCACGCCAGCTAAATTGAAATCACCGATCTTCAGCATTAAACCGCCAATCCCGCACGTCAGCACCACCGAGACAATCACCAAATTACGCGGTGCCATCAGGTTTACTTTGGCGTCGATCAGCGTTTTTAAGCCGATACTGGCAATCGTACCAAAGAGCAGCACCATAATCCCGCCCATCACAGGCAAAGGAATCGATTGCAGCAAGGCATTAAACTTACCAAAGAAAGCCAGAATAACCGCCAGCACCGCCGCCCAAGTCATAATCACCGGATTAAAATTACGGGTAATCATCAACGCACCCGTGACTTCGGAATAAGTGGTAATTGGCGGGCCACCAATTAAGCCAGCAAAGCACACACCAAAGCCATCCCCTGCCAGCGTGCGATGTAAGCCAGGTGTCTTTGTGTAATCGTCCCCAGTCACCTGCCCTACCGCCATCACTGCACCGATATGCTCGATAGTGGGCGCAATCGCAACCGGCAGCATAAACAATGCCGCAGCCCAATTCACTTCTGGTTTTACAAAGTGGGGCATAGCAAACCAAGGCGCAGCAGCGATGGCCGTAAAATCAATCACGCCCATAAAAGTCGCTGTTACATAGCCGACGATCACGCCGGATAAGATCGGCACGAGGCGCAGCATGCCACCGGCAAATACCGAAACAATAATCGTTGTGCCCAGAGAAATGGCGGCTAAAAACAAAGAGGTATCGTAAGCCACTAATTGCTTGCCACCACCTTGCCCCATCGCCATACCGGAAGCCGCCACCGCCACAGAAAGGCCAATCACCATAATGACGGGGCCAATCACCACGGGCGGTAATAATTTATGAATAAAACCCATGCCGCGCCATTTAATCAGGCCCGCAATCACAAAATACATGAAACCCGCAGCAAATAGACCAAACTGAGTGGCCGCTTGCCCCCATGTGTGCATGGCAAAAATAATCGGCCCGATAAAGGCAAAAGAAGAGCCCAGAAAAATAGGCACTTTACGGCCGGTAATCCATTGAAAAACCAAAGTGCCGACGCCAGCGCCCAATAGCGCCATTGCAGGATTCAAACCCGTGAGCAAAGGCACTAAAACCAAAGCGCCAAACGCTACAAATAAAATCTGTGCCCCAGACACAAATTGCTTCAAAGCAAACCACATCCGCTTTTCTCCCCTAAGTATTTGATCAAACCTCCCCCAACAAGGCATGCCTTTGCTGCCAGTACGACGGCAAGAAAACATAACAATGTGGGAGAATTTTTGTGTAAGTGTTTTTGTATTAGATACAAAAATCCCCCTTCTTCGAGGGGGATGATTTAAAACTTAAATTACTTCGTCGTACCAAAAATCTTATCGCCCGCATCACCCAGGCCCGGAATAATATAGCCCTGCTCATTTAAATGGCTATCCAGCGAAGCAGCCACAATTTCTACATCTGGATGTGCATCGTTGACTAATTTCACGCCCTCAGGCGCGGCCACCATCACAATCGCTTTAATATCCTTGCAACCATTACGCTTCAACATATCGATGGTAGCAACCAAAGAGCCGCCTGTTGCCAGCATCGGATCAATAATCAGCGCAAGGCGATCTTCCAGATTACCCACAAATTTTTCAAAGTAAGGCTCTGGCTGAAGGGTTTCTTCATTACGCGCCAAACCTACCACACTGATTTTGGCTGAGGGCACTAAATCCAGCACCCCATTGAGCATGCCAATCCCTGCACGCAAAATAGGCACTACGGTGAGCTTCTTCCCTTTAACTTGCTGCACTTCTACTGGGCCACACCATCCAGCAATCATGGTCGTCTCTAAAGGTAAATCACGCGTTGCTTCATAAGCCAATAAGCGCGCCAGCTCTTCTGTAAGCAAACGAAATTTATTAGTACTGACATTTTCTGCGCGCAATAGCGCCAGTTTATGTTGGACGAGTGGATGTTTTACGACGGTAATCTGCATGACGAAGCCCAAAAAACTAAGATAAACATTTCAGTGTAGCGCTCCTTACATAAAAGCGCACCGGTGAAAATACTACTTTTCCGAATCATGCCCGAAATTTTTCCGATTCGCTTTGCTATAAAACAAATACAGTGGCGCAATGAGCACCCTCTAAACATAAAACAAACCGCATCTAATAAACACAAACCAGCCCAAAGAAAATCCAACTTATATGACTGATCCATCGCCCGCATAGCAAAAGGAATAAAAAATGATTTCCTGAATCATTTTTAACTGCAGCAAGGTGAATATGGCAAAGCCAATCCACCTGGCAAGCCTTGGAGCAGAAACTCAAAGCAATCCTTAGCTCAGTAAAACCACATCATATCGATGGCTTACTATAGGCAAACTTACGATGCCCGCACCACGCAAGCGTCATAAACGCATAAACTGCAATTAAAAGCAGAATAGATACACGCTAGCGGGTAGGTTCATTGCGACAAGGAGGCTTATTTTTTGTTAAACTCGCGCAGTTTAGCGCCTGACCAACTGTTTCGGATATACACATGACACTGCGTCGCATTGCCTTAGCCTTTGTACCTCTCTTTTTATCCGTCAGCGTTTATGCTGGGGATGCTGAAGATATTCAACAGCTGCTGAAATCCAAACAATTGCCGCAGGCGCTTGATCGTGCGGATAAATTCTTAGCAAAATCGCCAAAAGATCCTTCCATTCGTTTTTTACGCGGGATTATTCTGACTGAAATGGGCAGAACAGAGGAAGGCATCAAGGCGTTTACCCAACTATCGGCAGACAATCCGCAGCTACCTGAGCCTTACAATAATTTAGCCGTGCTTTACGCCCAGCAAAATCAACTGGATAAAGCACGTGCCGCCTTGCTCATGGCGATACAAACTAACCCGGCTTATGCAACCGCCCACGAAAATCTGGGCGACTTATACGCGCGCTTAGCCTCACAAGCATACGATAAAGCATTGCAATTAGAAGGCAGCAGCCCGGCAGTACAAGGCAAGCTAAAAATGGTGGGCAGCCTGTTTGGCAACCCCGTTGCCGGAAAAACCAACACCGCCCCTGCAAAAACGGCGCAAGCCACGCCGAAACCCAGCCCTATTGCAACGCCAGAGCCTAAGCCCATTGCCACACCAAGCCCTACACCTGTAGCGATAGCCAAACCAACGGCAACACCCGTGCCCGTTGTGAAGCCAAGTCCCGCACCAACGCCAGTACCAACGGCTAAGCCTGATGTGCGTGATGCAGAAAAGCAGCAAATTGCAAATGCAGTTGAAGGCTGGGCACAGGCTTGGAGTAAGCAAAATGTAAACGGCTATCTGGCCGCTTACAGCAATAACTTTAAAACCCCGGGTGGGCAAAAATTTAGCGCTTGGAGTGAAGAGCGTCGCAAACGCATCAGCAGCCCTAAGTCAATCGACGTTAAAGTATCAGATATTAAAATTGATATCGGTGACGATGGCCAAGCCAAAGTACGGTTTCGTCAGTTTTACAAAGCCAGCCACTTATCAAGCACCACAGGTAAGACATTAATCCTAGAAAAATCGGGTAGCCGCTGGCTGATCCGAGAAGAGCGAGCGGGTTCATAATCACGTATGCGTAGTTTGTTTATCTGGGGCAAGCGTAGTGCTTGCCTGCTTGCTCTATTGATGCTTGCACCACCTGCCCGCCCTATTGTCTCCGATCCTGCCAAACCCCGCTTTTTAGAAGAAAAAGTGGGCATAGCAAGCAAAGGCTCGCCTGAACAAAGAATATTATCGGCCATTGATCACATCCGCAGCGGCAAGCTAGCCGATGCTCGCGCCACCGTAGATGCCCTACTCAAAGAACAACCCAATTACCGGCTGGCGCATTTATTATCAGGCGATCTTTACGCCATGCGGGCCATGCCGCTCAGCACCATGGGCGCAGGTGCAGGTAAAGTGCCTGCCGACCGACTAGATGACTTGCGTAAAGAAGCGCTGGCCCGTATTAACAACCGCCAGTCGCAAGCGGCACAAACGCGTTTTCCTGCTCATTTACTGGTTTTTGCACCTCAGCAGCAATACGCCATCCTCGTCGATGCGGAAGCATCCCGTATTTACGTGTTTAAAAATGTCGATGGTGTGCCCACTTATGTCACCGATCACTACGCAACCATTGGCAAGCTTGGTTCGGATAAATTCCGCGAAGGGGATCAGCGCACCCCTTTGGGCGTTTATTTTGTAAACAACCATTTATCAAGGCCCTACCTCGATAAAACCCGTGGCGCACAGGCCGATCTATACGGCGTAGGCGCATGGCCCATTTCATTCCCTAATGAAATTGATAAAAGCGAAGGCCGCACCGGCTCCGGCATCTGGCTGCACGGCGTGCCCGCCAATACCTATGCCCGCGCCCCTTGGGCATCCAACGGCTGCGTGGCGATGAGCAACGAAGAAATGCTGGATATCGCACAATATATTCAAGTAGGCCAAACACCCGTGGTGATCGTCCCCAAGGCCGAGTGGGTTTCTAAAGTGGAATGGCAATCAAGACGGGATGCAGCACTCAGTCTGATGGATGGCTGGCGGGAGGACTGGGAAT encodes the following:
- a CDS encoding methylated-DNA--[protein]-cysteine S-methyltransferase, which gives rise to MSDYERIAKAIYFISTRVHSQPGLDEIAAHLHLSPFHFQRLFCRWAGVTPKRFLQVLTLERAKQLLRESKSLLEVSDSLGLSSGSRLYDHFVHLEAVTPGEYKKAGAGVSIGYAVHNTPFGPAFIAITPRGICKFSFLQGEEIDEHLADLCKKWPYAVLYEDRQATLEVSDGMFDGAKKPDKPISLHVAGTNFQVSVWKALLQIPPAAVVSYSQVASAIGSPSAARAVGTAIGSNPVAFLIPCHRVIQQSGKLGGYYWGETRKHAIHAWESAREEVLLSE
- a CDS encoding SDR family oxidoreductase; protein product: MFALSNKVAIVTGASSGIGYATAKLFASQGASVVLAARRQAKLDELVEEITLAGGRAIALAGDVRDEAFAKALVELAVGHFGGLDVAFNNAGIIGEAGATPDISLAAWHEVADTNLTSAFLGAKHQIPAMLKRGGGSLIFTSSFVGYTVGFPGLAAYAASKAGLIGLTQALATEFGAQGVRVNALLPGGTDTPMGRAFASTPEALAFVQGLFAMKRLALPDEIAQSALYLACDASSFTTGSALLVDGGISINRT
- a CDS encoding L,D-transpeptidase family protein, with protein sequence MRSLFIWGKRSACLLALLMLAPPARPIVSDPAKPRFLEEKVGIASKGSPEQRILSAIDHIRSGKLADARATVDALLKEQPNYRLAHLLSGDLYAMRAMPLSTMGAGAGKVPADRLDDLRKEALARINNRQSQAAQTRFPAHLLVFAPQQQYAILVDAEASRIYVFKNVDGVPTYVTDHYATIGKLGSDKFREGDQRTPLGVYFVNNHLSRPYLDKTRGAQADLYGVGAWPISFPNEIDKSEGRTGSGIWLHGVPANTYARAPWASNGCVAMSNEEMLDIAQYIQVGQTPVVIVPKAEWVSKVEWQSRRDAALSLMDGWREDWESLKPQPYLSRYAKQFKSDDGQDLARWSSQKTAVSAGKSWSKIRLDNLSIYASGGPIPRLTTSFKQDYRSNNLDNQMNKRQYWQQEDGIWKIIFEGAANG
- a CDS encoding uracil-xanthine permease family protein gives rise to the protein MWFALKQFVSGAQILFVAFGALVLVPLLTGLNPAMALLGAGVGTLVFQWITGRKVPIFLGSSFAFIGPIIFAMHTWGQAATQFGLFAAGFMYFVIAGLIKWRGMGFIHKLLPPVVIGPVIMVIGLSVAVAASGMAMGQGGGKQLVAYDTSLFLAAISLGTTIIVSVFAGGMLRLVPILSGVIVGYVTATFMGVIDFTAIAAAPWFAMPHFVKPEVNWAAALFMLPVAIAPTIEHIGAVMAVGQVTGDDYTKTPGLHRTLAGDGFGVCFAGLIGGPPITTYSEVTGALMITRNFNPVIMTWAAVLAVILAFFGKFNALLQSIPLPVMGGIMVLLFGTIASIGLKTLIDAKVNLMAPRNLVIVSVVLTCGIGGLMLKIGDFNLAGVGLVSVLAIMINLLLPAEQEAAA
- a CDS encoding L,D-transpeptidase Cds6 family protein; amino-acid sequence: MTLRRIALAFVPLFLSVSVYAGDAEDIQQLLKSKQLPQALDRADKFLAKSPKDPSIRFLRGIILTEMGRTEEGIKAFTQLSADNPQLPEPYNNLAVLYAQQNQLDKARAALLMAIQTNPAYATAHENLGDLYARLASQAYDKALQLEGSSPAVQGKLKMVGSLFGNPVAGKTNTAPAKTAQATPKPSPIATPEPKPIATPSPTPVAIAKPTATPVPVVKPSPAPTPVPTAKPDVRDAEKQQIANAVEGWAQAWSKQNVNGYLAAYSNNFKTPGGQKFSAWSEERRKRISSPKSIDVKVSDIKIDIGDDGQAKVRFRQFYKASHLSSTTGKTLILEKSGSRWLIREERAGS
- the upp gene encoding uracil phosphoribosyltransferase — its product is MQITVVKHPLVQHKLALLRAENVSTNKFRLLTEELARLLAYEATRDLPLETTMIAGWCGPVEVQQVKGKKLTVVPILRAGIGMLNGVLDLVPSAKISVVGLARNEETLQPEPYFEKFVGNLEDRLALIIDPMLATGGSLVATIDMLKRNGCKDIKAIVMVAAPEGVKLVNDAHPDVEIVAASLDSHLNEQGYIIPGLGDAGDKIFGTTK
- a CDS encoding sodium:calcium antiporter, translating into MLLTLFLFFSSAIAIYLACDYFVNAIEWCGRHMKLGATAVGSVLAAFGTALPESAVTFTAVVFGSTPEQKEIGVGAAMGGPLVLATIAYAVVGLALWRNRQRLARTDHLIKVDQARLSQDQLAFLAIFVFKVALGLVAFALKPYLGLLFLMAYAVYVWREINTAETAAEEEELEPLKLRPSSDNWRWAALQVSLALAVIALASHIFVSQLENLGAMLGLAPHLVALLLSPVATELPEIMNTLIWVRQGKERLALANISGAMMIQATIPSALGIFFTPWLFDGPLLASGIITTVAIIVLYLMFRRGKVNCKQLSCIGFLYAGFALYLGWAI